The Penaeus vannamei isolate JL-2024 chromosome 4, ASM4276789v1, whole genome shotgun sequence genome segment AAATTTTCTTAAAATTATTAGATTTCAAGTTTctggaaatgtaaacaaatgagTATGATAAGGTAGCTTTTAACTGTGTGGTTAAATTGTCTACATATATGAATTGTACCAACAGATctgatatatttcatatatatagatatttcctCAAGACAGGAAAAAAGTGGTCAGGAGACAAGACAGTTTCTGTATGTATTTTGATAAAGCAGTGACACTTGGATGTCAtgcataaaatataatattttgaACATTGGGAGAGTAAGTTGCACAACCAAAACACACGTGGTCGCCATTTGCTGATAAACCTTGTTGTTGGTGCCTCTCATGAATTTCTGATCATGATTGTTTGGTCTTTTCATCTTAGTAGGAGAAGCATTGATTCCATGCCTTTGACTATAATATGTGTTCAACTTTTGTAAGATATGGTCttgtaataaacaaaataaaaaagatggtgGCAAAAAAAGTTTCTCATAAGACAGGCTTCAGTGCTTTTGTGCACTAATGaaccatgtatatataggtgACAAAAGTTGTTGAATatgaaatgttttattttatcacAGATGCTCCTTTAgcatgttaaaaaaatatatattattcagaTTATGGAAACTACAACTAAGAAAATAGAGACAATGCACCAGTAACAGGGCTGCTCAGCTGGTTTATATAATGAAGTATTGGTATGTtagtgtatatcatgtatatttggTGAAGTATACATCAAAGTGTGTATGTTGTGATGGTTTGTAAATATATTGTGTGCAGAGAGTCTATCACTGAGCCTGGTTGTGTAAGTGTGAGGCTCGGCATGGGTCAGGACCAGCTGTTATTTGAGGCTGTTGACGCTTGAATTATTGTATATGTCCTTCAGTTTTTCACATTAAAGGGGAGGCTATGGCTCTTGGATCCAGGCACTGGGCATTTATAATAAAGACATATATGGGATGTAGAATAAGCAGCATTAGAGATTGCTTGAAGTATTTACTAGTCaagcttttattttgtttaagggaagCTATATTAATTTCACATATGATTAAtctttgttatgttatgtttgatACAAATTATTTGTTAGTGTTGACATATTGTTAGAAAGCTTTGAGCTGTTTGATTGGCATTgtacttttctcccccccctccctttttttttcttccagatCAACACTTATTGGTTGATATTGTTAAGTTTGACCTTGGGTAAAATCCCCTAATACTGTTGGACAACAGTCTGACTGAAATGAATTTCCAAATTCCTTGAGATGGAAttgaattagaaaaataaataacatagacTGTGAACCAAAGAGAGACAATGGCTGTAGCCCTCATTTGCTGTGTAGATGCCCACGCCGTGCCTCGCCACCTCCTGCCCCTATTCTCCACCCTCTTTCAATTGTACAGTATTTTGTTGCGCGCGAAGACTTTCTTTGCAGACTCTTTATAAGAAGTGTGGGAAAGATGTCTGAATCTATCACACGAGTTCATAAGattttaccaataataatactagGAGATCCTGTCCGTGAAATAGTGATTGGTACACGCCAAGCTTTAGATGTACCCAGTTATGTGTGTGCAATGTTGATATGTAGCAGCACCAGCTATTATGTCTAACTCATggaattatcataaaattattttCCTGGTCATTGGAAGGTAATCCTAATGGAAATTTTGTGTTGGTTTACAATGGCTGGTCCAGCAGCATATATGGTAGTGTAAGATGATGTAGAGTAGACTAGATTCTATAATGATCGTTTCGTTCAGACATCTTTTGACATATTTGCAAATTTTATTGTTATGTCATTTTCAATAaagattttcttgtattttcatattgtttttgtAACATTCTTGCAGTACTTCCCCTATATGTTATTCAATATGGGTTTTAGGATGGTTCTTGACAGTTAACTGACATtcttattaaaagaaagaaaagtagattaCTCTACAATGATTAGCTTTTGCATAGTAATGTGATGTGTAAGTTCTTCTGAGAATACAAACTTCTGGACAAAATCATTACTGAAAATGGagatgatatatttttatattttttttattacttctgtggAGCAGAGGAAAGTATTTTGCTTATAATTTGACACAGGTGCAGAAATATTAGTCTATGTCTTCCCAATGAAGATAACATCTGGACTAAATACACACTCGCCCatgcgctctcactctctctgtctctgtctctctctttctctgtctctctctctctctctcaaaggagagagaaaagcaaagaggcAGTCTGCTTCAGTGGAAGTCACCTGTGTCTGGTAAATATCGATGAGTCTCTCAGACGTTGAAATAGACCCATACAATAAAACACATGGATCAATATAGCTAAACACTGGgagaaataatgtatatgtaagatGCAAGAACGAACAAATTTTTGTCCATATTACAACGGCTGGTGCAAATGGTGAAGTACTGGAAAAAGCAAAGGTTTTCCAGAAAGgaaaatgtcattattgttgatattccaAAGGAAATTGAAACAAAATGGCAACATGCAAACAACGTGTCATTCATGCAAGGCTCATGAAAATTAACGGAGTGATGACCCAGAGAGTCACCCTCACATATGAGGGTGGAGGTAATCCCCAAATCTTTTAAAATGGTTGAGGGCATGGCATTCTTTAGGTGTGCCATCTACAAATCCTTGACCCCATTTTGTTATAATTGCTCAAAATGGGGACATGGAGCACGTGTTCCATGGACCTCTGAATTTTCTCATGAAAGTTCAGAGTACGCAAAAAAAATCCAAAGGTGGAAATGTTCCTCGGAATTGCGTGAACTGCCGACAAGAGCATAATGCTAATTCTCCACTGTCCGCATATTATCCAGAGGATAGGGAGATAAACAGTCAAAAACGCAGGCAGCCCTCTCCCCAGAAGACGTCCATCCCAGCCCCGCCTTGATGATGTGGGGGGattcccacacctgcagaggtcaacAGTGGTGTCTCCCGCAATGCAAGGCATggcacccaaggtctatataagtacttatatagaccttgatgacACCGACCATAATACCAGCACCAACAGGAGCAGCAGCCCCCTCGACTCAAGCACCAGTACCAGCTGCAGCACCACCTGCAACACCATTCCGAGAACCATCTGCATCAGCACCAGTTCCAGCATTAGCTCCAGCATCAGCACCAGCTCAAGCACCAGCCGCAGTTCAGCCCTCACTGCAGCAGGACAAACAAGAGACCAACGGAGAATTAAAGGATATGCTACAAAAGCTGCTTTGGCAGCTGAAgcaaatgatgtttatgatacaacaatctcaattccaggagaggtttttcacgctcctcctcgatcaacaaCAGCACCAACTTCAAATGGGCCTTGGGAATGGTCAAGCAATCAATGTCTCCAAATAATCCCTTGACATGTATCGCACTTATGGattatattaactttattatagaCTCTGGTCCTGTCTTTGACATGATTAGTgataggaaagtttttttttaccatcttgATATACCGTTAACGCAGTTCGGATgtcacagcccttcaggcatgtatataaCACTAATGTTTGACTGATGAATAgaagcacagccagtttggatagatgcttttgtatcttatcctggctttttgcagggcatgtacacttttctgtaaataaatgtaatcaaatcaaatcaaatcaatatctctcgctcccccccccccctccatttctcgTGGTATCTGGGGTGGTGTTTATCTTATTGCTACAGCTAAACTTTTCATTCTGCGATTTTTAgtatatattcatgaatgcaCAATCCCTACATGATATTGTTACTACTGAAAAAAGTTAAATAACTCACTATAAATGTTCCCATATCTACAATCTTATGCTGATGTAGAGTGGTAGCATTGGTTTTCCGTCAGGCACCAGTTTTCCGTCCATTTTGGCACAAGAAAAACTGTTAGGGACTTGGCATACAATTTGACAGGGTTATGATTTTTATACAATAAAGTTGAACCATTGTACCTGTAGTACCTACAATGTCATACgcttatatataaaagtttaagagtacagtgaattaaaaaaaaacgtgtgATAAAGTAATTTCTTAAGGAAAtcttaaaatatatcatatatatatatatatatatatatatattatatatatacatatatatatatatatacacatacatacatacatacatacatacatatatatatatatatatatatatatatatatatatatatacatatatatatatatatatatatatatatatatatatatacatacatacacataaatatatatatatatatatatatatatatatatatataaatgtatatatataatatatatatatatatatatatatatatatatgtgtgtgtgtgtgtgtgtgtgtgtgtgtgtgtgtgtgtgtgtgtgtgtgtgtgtgtgtgtgtgtgtgtgtgtgcacatatactttCCTTTTACTACAACGTTTACAAAATTACATCCAATATTAAGAAGTCTCGAGAATATTTGGGGGCTTCAGCCCCCCTCTATCTCGGCCCTTGCATGTTATAccttttttaaataaattaaataatgtaGTAGATATGTAATATCACAATTTGTAGCGTTTTCCACATTTTCCACATGAGCAAAATTGGATTTGTATAAACAGATAAACGATATAAATGGACATCAAAGTTGCACGATTCTTTACCGGTATCTTTATCGGAAGACACCCAAGTCGCAAAAAGCTGAAGGCCAGGATGCTCCCTTTCCTTTAATAGCACAGCTGCCTAGGAGTTTGCTGGTGTCCAACATGAATCGATTTAATAGAGTGATGCTTTAAATCGTTCCCTCTTTCGAGCTGTGAACTTGAATAAAGCAGAATCTCCAAAAATACAATGTACACACTACTGTACGACCCACTAAGTCCGCTATTTAGGCCCTCCAATATGGCCGCCGTGAAATTATTGTAGCTTCGAGCTCCTGACAATATAAACTCAatccagtctttttttttttttttttttagatcagtgGATGGGAGGCGTTTAGGACCCgagcattttcaactgatttcgatagttttccgtcacTTGATTTGTGATTTAAAGATGTTTATAGGTAACAACTTGGATTTATGGCTATGTCCTTATGTAATATCAGTAAAACAGTGATTAAGCATTTAATACaattcaaaaata includes the following:
- the LOC138861494 gene encoding cyclin-dependent kinase inhibitor 1C-like, giving the protein MTPTIIPAPTGAAAPSTQAPVPAAAPPATPFREPSASAPVPALAPASAPAQAPAAVQPSLQQDKQETNGELKDMLQKLLWQLKQMMFMIQQSQFQERFFTLLLDQQQHQLQMGLGNGQAINVSK